AAAAAGCATTGCCGTTTGCTGCTTCAATCCTGTAATTCCAAACGCCATCAGCCATCCCTGGTCGCAACCGCGATGTTATCGAAGCAACGAATTCACTTTTACCCCAGTTACCGCCTTGTTTCTGTTCATACAATATAAAATTCGTGGTATGCGTGGGCTTGCTCCAGGAAACCGTATAGGTTCCATCGGAATCTGTCGTCGCTAAAGATAAAGTTGGTACAGCAGGCTTAGGCAGGGGTTTTTGAACGTTAATCGAATCCAAATGCGTTGTTAGCGTGCCGTTTTGCGACCAATTTTTAAGCTTATAGTAGTAAACATTATTTTTTGATTTTACGATATTAAACGGGCCATAATTGTAGTAATTACCATCTACAATGGTTTTCCATACTCCGTTTTCTTGTTTTTCTTGTATTTGAAAAGTATACGCATCCTTGGAAACACTTATATTATATTCCCAGGAAGTCGAAGTGTCTGCCAGTATTAGCTTGGGGGCTGCCCAAGTGGGCATAGCAAAAACCACTACACCAAACACTAAAATTACGTACAACCCAAAACGTACTCCCTTGCTCTCTTCGAACATACGATTCCTTTTCAGTCTAAAATAATTTATTTTTCTCAATACCGAGACTCACTGTAGTGGTCGAGGCCACCTTAGCCTCAACAAGCACTTCAACCGAGGATTAAACAGAGAATTAAAACAAATGTCTACATTTATACTAATTTTCAGTGATTACATTTGGATAGCTAAAGATACCAAACACGATTTCACATTTTATTAATCCGGGAATCCAATAACCCACTGCAATGTATACTTTAGCGCAGGTTTTTCATCTACCATTTTCTAACGATTTAGGAAACCTACCAAATACTTAATTGCTTAACGACAGCCGAAGTAGTTGAAGCAGGGAGTAGCGAAACGAAATTAGTTTTTGATGCAAAATCGGTAGGGGACAAATTACTTTTCAAAAGCCCCTTTCAAAGCTGCATAGATATTTATTACTCTGAGCGGTTTAGAATTCTTGTTGAAGACTGCGAGTTTGCAGGAGTTAATTTTGATACGCGGTTGGCGAGCCCTTATTCGGCATAGGCAGCAGCAATATCGAACCCCTCCCCACAATTAATTTTTATTGCCTCGAAACCATTGGTTAGCTGCAATAGAGCCAAAGACTTTCTGAAGTCGTCTACCGCTGACTATTAAAAGTATCTTTTGTGTTGCAGGACTTATTTAACCTACGGAAAAGTAAAAACTGAACCAGATGCCGCGACTAGCGGCAACACCAGCATGGCGCGAAAAAAATACAGGGACTTAGGCGCCCAAATCTAACCTAAACCCACCCATTCCTTTCAAAGCGCCCATCGCCATGCTCCTGATCCAGGCTGTAATTCAACTGCTCAAGTCGGGAACACTCCATCTCAAACTTCTGCATGTAACCATTCCCTTCATGAAACTCCGCAACCATCCCCACCGGGTTCAAGGCACGGCTTGCCACATAATATAAAAGTGCCTGAAGGTATGACGGCGGTATATACACCGAGATCAATTGCGGTGCAGGTATTACCCGATGAATATCAAACGGGGGATGATCTCCTCGGTAAATAACTTTCAACAAATCAGTTTTCAATGTATCAGGTAAAACCAGTGAATTGAACTCTGTCAGGGTAACTGCACTGGGGTTATCTGGCTTGTTGGCGTCCAACTCATCAAAGTGACCCACCGAACCCTTAGCATACACGCGCTCCACTTTCAGTAAATCGTTCTGAAACGGTACAGCCACAGAGTCCTGAATATAGCGGTTTTCAGTCGGCACCTCGGATTCAGTATTGCTCGTAGCATAATCCGCACTCAGGATATACGCCCGAACGTCAGGTGTGACACGTACAAGCAAACTACCCTCCCGAAGACGGAAGCGCGTGTAGAGCGCCGTAAGACCCAATTGAATATGCGAAGCAACCTGCTTACGCCGGCCCTCCGGTACGCTCAGTTGTGATTTCCCATCGTTACCCAAAATCACTTGGGAGAGTTCGCCATGGGCAAGCTGCGTAAAAATATCATTAAGCGTCATTTACAGTGTCTCACACAATGTAGGATGAATAAGCGGATTCGTCGTCGTTTGCTGCGTCGCCCCACATGGGATCACCAGCATCTGTAAGTGTGGCTATCTCACTCGGGGGCATAGCGTGCATTAAGGGCAGCATGGAGATCGTATCAATGCCGTCGTCGTTTCGGCTTTTGAATCCTTCAGGGCAAACCAATTCCAGCTCTTCGACCAACTCAACCACTGCGGGGTGGTCTTTCATATCCCGTGGTAAATACACTTTACCAGCGTTAAACCAAGGCACGGTTACGTTAAAACGCTGCATCTTATTGGTTGATGGCCGAATGCCTGGGTCGTTGTCGTTGTTATCCGAAGCCAGATGAAAATACACATTACGACGTATCATCTCGTCCTGAATCCATGGCATAAAGCCGCCCTGCTGTCCGGTGACTTCGATACCCACTGACTGAGGCTGGTATTTCTGAGATAGCCGAAACAAGTCATTGATGTTGGCGTCCATCAACTGCTTCTTGCACACACCATCCACCCAAAACCAGTCACGATTATTATTGTAAGCCCATACGGAAATAAACGAGAAGTCGGCAGACTGCTTATCTGATGTGGCAAAATCGGTGGTGATGTAGAAGTTAATTCGCTCACGGTTACGTAGCACTAAGTCCCAGCTGTACCAATGAATTAACTGAAACAGAAGCAGCAACCTTTCTTCGACATACAAACAAACTTTACGCCCCTCCCATGTATCAGGTACCCTTGCCTGTATAACGGCAGCCACCTCTTATTAAGCCCTTCTCTACATGAATATTTTCCTGCTTGAATCTCACCAACGTCTCAATAGCGAATGCGCCCGTTTAACCCGAGCACAAAGCCAACACGCGCAAAAAATCCTGAAAGCCGCCGTAGGCGACCAGATTCGTATTGGCCTAATTAATGGCAACTTGGGAACAGCAACCATTACCTCGCAGGCGGAAGAAACAACCATTGCCATTAATGCGCTGGACCAGGCACCGCCCCCCGTGCGCCCCATTACACTGGTGCTCGCCCTTCCACGCCCGCAAATGATTAAACGCATTTTGCAAACAGTTGCGTGTTTGGGGGTACAGAAGCTGTGTTTAATTCAAACGGCGAAAGTTGAAAAAAGTTTTTGGCAATCGCCCTCTGTTACAGAGGAAGAGATTCACAAACAGTTGTTATGTGGTTTGGAGCAGGGGGTTGCCACTCAGCTTCCAATTGTTGAAAAATACCCGCGTTTTCGCCCGTTTGCGGAAGATAGCCTGAGCGGGTTGAGTGAAGGAAAAAACCAATACATTGCTCACCCCGGCCCCTACGAAAACTGTCCGCGTTTGGGCAATGACGTTGCATCGATATTTGCGATTGGTCCGGAGGGTGGTTTTACCGAAAAAGAAGTGGCGTATTTCACTGACTGTAACTTTACGCCGGTATCGATGGGTGGCCGTATTCTTAAAGTGGAAACGGCGGTTACTGCGGTTCTAGCAACGCTTTACGGCGTTTAATATTCAGGTTAGATAAGCTTCGAGTTAGCGAAGGTTCAAACGAACTAAGTTTCGGCTGTTACCGAAATAATACGTTTTTCCAGTAATAATTCAAACGCATTAGGGGCGACCGGGCGACTCGCGAGATAGCCCTGATAGTATGAGCAACCGTACTGACGAACCAAATCCAATTGAGCGATAGTTTCCACGCCTTCTGCAACCACCTCTAGCTCCAACATATTACCCATGGCACTAATGGTTTCTACTAGTACACGATCGTTACGGTCTTCGGTAATATCGCGAACAAAACTCTGGTCAATTTTCAGTATGGCAACCGGTAGCTGCTTAAGATAACTAATAGAAGAGTAGCCTGTACCAAAATCATCTAACGCGAAGTTTATGCCCTGCCGCTGTAGGGTAGCCATAGTACTAATGGTTTCTTCGAGGTTGTGTATAACAATACCCTCTGTAATTTCCATCTCCAGCATTTCAGCGGAAAATTCCTCGCTGTCTAATACATCAATTACATCATCTACGAATTTTGAGGAACGGAATTGACGAGGGCTGATGTTAACGCCTAAGCGCATATCGCTGCTCCACAGCCCCATGCGTTGCCATTCTTTAACCTGACGCAGAGAGCGCTGTAGAACCCACATACCCACTTGTACAATTAAACCCGATGTTTCCAGAATAGGGATAAATTCTACCGGCGGCACCATGCCACGGGTTGGGTGGTTCCAGCGCATCAGCGCCTCTGCCCCCACAATTTTCCCCGTGTGCACGTCCACGCGCGGCTGGTAATGCAGGCTAAAGGCGTCGGTTTCCAACGCGCGGTGTAATTCACCTTCCATAACCAGTACATTTCGGGCTTTGTCGGCCATGTACTTATTGAAGAACTGAATAGCATCGCGGCCCTGCTCTTTCACCTGGTACATGGCTGTATCGGCATAACGTAACAACTCGTGAACACCGGCGTCGTCTTCGGGGTAAATCACAATACCCACGCTACAGGTCACATGAAGTTCAAGGTCGTTGTAAAAGTGCGGTTCGGATACATAGGCGCGAATGCGCTCGCCAATTTCTTCTGCACGTAATAATGCGTTAGACAGCTCTTCACCTAGGTCGGTGAGTACCACTACAAATTCATCTCCACCTAAACGCACAACTACATCATGGTCGGAGGTTATAGCCATTAGCCGCTGGGCGACATGTTTTAACACACCATCACCGGCGGGGTGGCCCAGTGAGTCGTTAATGTATTTAAACTGGTCGAGGTCGATAAATAACAGCGCACCGTAGTAATCATGCCGTGCGGATTTTCGAATTTCTTCTTCAAGCCGCTCTACAAGGTAGCTTCTGTTAGGCAAATCAGTAAGCGCATCGTGGTAGGCCATATGCTCCATTTGCGCCTGCGCCGATTTCAACTCGGTGATATCGGAGGACACCACAAGGGCTACAATTTCATCGTAAAATTCCATGGGCATAACATGGGTATGCATGCTGTGCTCTGTACCGTCGGCACCCATCCACTTTTCTTCCCAGATTTGCGCACTAATACGCGACTTTATAACCTCTGAATCCAGGTTGGTCACTTCTGCCGGGTTGGTTAAGAAGAAGGCCGAAAAATCGCCCACATGGGAACCGCGCATAGCTTCGGGTGAGGTTTGCAGAAAATCGGCGAGCGCCTTGTTGGCAAATATATAGTGGCCATCTTTATTGCGAGCACCCACCCATACAGGCAGGCTATCGATAATCTGGCGAACGTGTTCCTCACTCTTTCGAAGAACCACTTCCACGGCACGGCGTTTTGCCAAAGCCAAGTCAACGGCATCCAGTAGCTGATTACCACTGTTTACCAACTGCTTTAACTCGTCATCTCGTGTGTGGGTTGGCAAGGACAACCGCTGTTCCCCTGGGCTGCCAGGGTTAATATCTTTTATTTGGCCCGCAATTCGAATAAGCGGCTTAGTGAGCAGGTAGTGGAAAACAATGAATAGGATAGACACAATCACGAAACTGCGAATAAGGCCAATAATTATCACTACAGATGACTGTTTGTAGAAACCGCTAAAGGCCGCATCCATATCCACTTCAAAGCGAATGATACCATGATCATCGTTTTTGTCGTGATCGGGAATATACAGCGGTGAGCTGAAAGTTTTTAGGTGTTCGGAAATACGCCGCGTAACCCAGATGGTGCCACTTTCACGTGGTATCCGTTTTGACTGGGCAATTTCGTTCCCCAGCTCGTCTTCGATGGTAACGGCGACGATAAAATCGTTAACCATAATACCTTCGGCCACTTCGTTAGCCAGCATGTTGTCCAGCGTGTGAATCGCGCGCGCAGCGGGCGGCGTGGACATATCGGTGATACTGGCAATTTGATTATTCACTTCCTCGGATTGTACTTGGAAGTCCATGTAGATTTGGATGGCACTCATCAACAGACCAATTAATAGCGCGATGATGACACCCAACTTAGCGAGTCGAAATGATATGCCGTGAAAAAAGCCTTGCACTCTCTACCTATACATTATTGTAGGGCCAAATACTACCCGGCCGACGGCCTGAGTTTATCCGTAATCCCTTAATATTAGCCGGATTTTGAGTAATCATCCCAGATTCAACGCCTCAATATACTGTACTGGATCAGTAGAATCGACTTTATCATCTTTCCCCGAGCCAGCTTTAGCCGGCTCACTTCGGTCCAGCGTCAAATCCTGAAAGTTAAACAGGTCGGTATCGGCTAGCTGAGAGGGTGAAACACGCTGTAATGAGCCGAATATGGTATCTACCCGACCCGGGTACTGTGTATCCCACTCACGCAACATTTGTTTAATCGCCTGACGTTGCAGGTTATCTTGTGATCCGCAGAGGTTACAAGGAATAATGGGGTATTTACGCGCTTCGGCATAATTTGCCAAATCCTCTTCGGTGCAATAGGCCATGGGCCGAATAATGATATTGCGCTTATCGTCTGCCAACAGCTTGGGGGGCATAGATTTCAAGCGCCCACCGTAAAACATATTGAGGAATAGCGTCTCTACCATATCATCCCGGTGGTGCCCCAGGGCTATTTTGGTTGCCCCAATTTCTTCAGCAAAACCATACAAAGTGCCGCGCCGCAGACGGGAACACAGGCTGCAGGTTGTTTTCCCCTCTGGAATCATCTCCTTCACTACGCTGTATGTGTCGCGTTCAATGATATGGTATGGAACCCCAAGCCCCTGTAGATATTCCGGCAAAACATGCTCGGGGAAACCGGGCTGTTTTTGGTCAAGGTTAACCGCTATCAGCTCGAAATTAACCGGTGCAGCGCGCTGCAGGCCCATTAACAAATCCAACATGCCGAAGGAATCCTTACCCCCAGAGAGGCAAACCATTATCCGGTCGCCCTCTTCGATCATATTGTAATCGGCAATCGCCCGACCAGTATTACGGCGTAAGCGTTTTTGCAGCTTATTAAACTCGGTGCGGGATGTTGACGCAGACTGGTCCAAACAAAAACTCCTGAATCTGGAATGAACAAAAAGGCCGCTATTGTACGGAGTTTGGCCACGGCAGGGAATTGTCACCGTCAATGGCAAGGCCTTGCCGCCCATACGCCGCCAAAACGCCAACCTAGATGAAGGGGATAAATCAGCAGACCACGCACCATCGCACTTTGATGCGAATTCCCCACAGCACCGAATTACCGGCACAAGCCTTGCAATCGTCTCTCTATCAGCCATTGGGGCCGATCCCGCCGGAGTAACCGGCCATGCGATTTAATCAATAAGTTCAGCACTATGCATTTTAATCACACGTCTATCACGGCCAAAAATGCCACAAAAAAAGACTGGAAGCTCTGGGAGGCCGACATTCTCGTAGCTTGTGGCCTGAAGCACCAGTTTGTGACGGTATTTGACCCGGCAACCGGCGATACCTTACAAAGCTTTATTCATGGGTTTGACCTGCAAAGCTCTCTCTTGTTGCTGGATGGGCTTTTCCCATGGCCTCAGCAACGCCTGCGGCCCGGCGCTAGCTTCTGGATTCAGATTAAGTGTGACAGTGGCTTTTTTAATCTGGAAGTTAAACTTTTGGAAGTTGAAGGCCAAAAAGGCCATGAATTACTCACCGTTCGCGTGTGTCAAACTAACCTTACCCACAACCGACGCTGGCATCCGCGGGTGTATTTTGAACCCCGTCAGGGGCCACAGGTGGAATTACAGCTGGATAACCAACCGCTTCAAACCGCGTGGATTGCAAACCTGAGCAGTCGCGGTGCACTTTTGGAAGTATTTGGCCAAGACCTAAAAGCCAGCGTTAATCAAACCTCGCAAATTGAAGGTATATTCCGCTTTAACGACCATTTCCACCTCACGCTGAAATGCCAGGTTCGTCAGAGCCGCTTCCTGCGCACCCCATGTTGCCACACCCACATACGCCTGCAATTTAGGGTAATAAACGAAGAGCAGCAGGCTCAAATTGATACTTTTATCCATTCAATTATTACACCACCTGCTGCCTACTCTGGCTTCCAACAACCGATTTCCGGATTTGCAGCGGCCTAACAGCAGAATCGGGTAGAATGCAGCGGTTTGAACAACCGGACCGTCACCATGGCTCTTACGCAGGAACAAATTCTCGCCCTCGATAAAGCCCATATCTGGCACCCCTACTCCTCGGTAAATTCAGCGGCTGAGCTCTACGCCGTAGACCATTGCCAAGGGGTTGAAATTGTTTTGAAGGACGGCCGCAGGCTTATAGACGGTATGGCGTCTTGGTGGAGCATGATTCACGGCTATAACCACCCCGAGCTAAATCAGGCCATAAAAGACCAAGTGGATAACATGGCTCACGTGATGTTTGGTGGTCTCACCCATGAGCCCGCCGCACGGCTGGCCAAATCTTTGGTTGAGATTACACCCGTGGGCCTAGAACAGGTTTTTTTCAGCGATTCGGGCTCTGTCGCAGTCGAAATTGGCCAAAAAATGGCCATTCAATATTGGCACGCCAAAGGCCACCCGCAAAAAAATAAAATGCTAAGCCTGCGCCTGGGTTACCACGGTGATACTTTTGCCGCTATGTCGGTTTGCGACCCCGTCACCGGCATGCACCAACTATTCAACGGCGTACTTACCGAGCAGTTTTTTACCGAAGCACCCGCCTGCAAATACGGTGAGGCTTGGGACGAAAAGTATCTGCTCGATATTCGCCAGCAACTGCAACAGCACCATAAAACCCTGGCGGCCGTTATTCTCGAACCCATCGTTCAGGGCGCGGGCGCCATGCGCTTTTACTCCGCAGACTACCTAAGGCGTGTCAGCGAGCTGTGTAAGGAATACGGGGTATTGTTGATTGCCGATGAAATTGCCACGGGGTTTGGCCGGGCGGGTAAAATGTTTGCCTGTGACTTTGCCGGTATAACGCCGGATATTCTTTGCCTCGGAAAAGCCCTTACCGGCGGCTACATGACCCTCGCCGCCACCCTTTGTACTAATGAGGTTGCCGAGACCATTTGCGCAGGGGAAGCAGGCTGCTTTATGCACGGCCCTACGTTTATGGCTAATCCTCTGGCCTGTGCGGTCGCCAACAAGAGCATTGAGCTATTACTCGCCAACGACTGGCAACCACAGGTTTTATCGATGGAAACAGCTCTACGCGAAGGCTTGGCTCCTTGCACACAGCAGGCCTCAGTCGAAGACGTGCGCTGCCTTGGGGCTATTGGCGTGGTCGAAATGAAAGAGCCGGTGAATATGGCGACCATAACCCCCCTGTTTGTTGAACAAGGGGTGTGGGTGAGGCCGTTCTCAACCCGCGTGTACGTTATGCCACCCTATTGCATGGCGCCAGCGGAGCTGCAAAAGCTCACCAGCGCCATTTGCAGTGTGGTAGAGCGGCTTTGAACAGGCTAATTACGGCTTCCGTTCTGCTTTCTCATTGAACTTGGTCAACTGATCAGTAATCCCCGTCATTTTTGATTGCTCGCACCCTTTGGCGCCTATATGCTTGTCTTTGTTTTCAAATATAAACGCAAGAGTGAAACCCCATGAATAGTGTGAAGTTGGCAATATGTATCGTCCTCGCTGGTCTGGTGGCTGGCTGTGGTGGAGGTTCTGGGGATTCTCCTACGAACAATTCCAGCAGTGTTTCAAGCTCTAGTAGCTCTGTAGAATCCAGCTCAAGTAGCTCGGTAGATTCGAGTTCCAGCAGCTCATCATCCTCGAGTTCTTCATCAACTAGCATGTCATCCAGCAGCTCGTCACAATCCAGCACCGGTGGCGATCTGGTTATTGAGGAAGACGAGCAAGGTTTTTGCAACGTTGATGGCTCTATTGATACCGACAACGCCGGGTATACCGGCGCCGGCTTTGCCAACACGACCAATGCTCCCGATACCGGTATAAACTGGCGCATTACCGTCAGTGACAACGGTAACTACGACCTCACCTTCCGCTATGCAAGTACCACCGAGCGCCCCGCCGATATTCTGGTGGATGGTAATACTCAGGCCGCTGTGGATTTCCCTGCAACCGCCGACTGGGCAACCTGGTTAACCACAACCGTGACCGTGTCATTAACGCCGGGCAGTTACGATTTAAGCCTCATTGCTACGGGTGATTCTGGCCTTGCCAACATCGATTCCCTCACAATAAGGGGCTCCGCCCAAGCGGCTAACTGCGAAACTACTGTTACCACACCCACAGGGCCAATGCTTTCGCAAACCGGTAACCCCGTGTATTCACGCTTTAACAAATACACCGACTGGCATACAGGCAGTGTGTCTGGCGACGAAGCTTTTGCCGATATTTTACTCTCTTACCAATTAACCAACGGTGGCTTTCCGAAAAATCAGGAATACACCAGTATGGGTAGCGGCGGCAGTTCTAGCGGCACTATAGACAACGGTGCGACCACCGCAGAAATGACCTACCTCGCCGATATTTATCAGCGTGGCGGTCAAGAAAAATACCGGACGGCGGCTAGGGCGGCCCTCGATTTTCTACTGGAAATGCAATACAGTACAGGCGCCTTCCCCCAGTTTTATCCGTTAAAAGGTGGCTACGCTGACCACGCAACCTTTAATGACGATGCCATGTCGCGCGCATTGGTTGTTCTAGATAAAGCCAACAACAATGCTTACCCATTCGACAGTGACGTATTTACAACGGAACAAAAAGCCAAGCTGCAAAACGCCATTAACCTCGGTATAGATTACATTCTCAAATCTCAGTGGACACAAGATGGCACACTAACCGTATGGTGCGCACAACACGGTGCCTTCGACTACCAACCTAAACAAGCCCGTGCCTATGAGCTTGTATCTTTAAGCGGTAGCGAATCCGTAGAGGTGATTGCATTCTTAATGACCCAACCACAATCTACCGAAATTGAAACCGCCGTAAAAGCTGCGCTGGCGTGGTTCAGAAGCCCAAATACTTATTTAGCCGATTACACCTACGACAAGTCCGTTGAAGAAAAATTTGTCGCCAGCCCCGGCAGTAAAGTGTGGTACCGTTTTTACGACTTAGACACAAATGCTGGCTTCTTCAGTGACCGTGACAGCCGTAAGGTATACGACATAATGAATATATCCGAAGAGCGCCGCAATGGTTACAGCTGGGGCGGTGGGTACGGCGATAAAATCATCTCTTATGCAAACAGCGTTGGTTACTAACGCGTAATGCTCAGGCACCAACATATTTAAATCATCTAAAACTCAAAAAGAGGCCAACCGGCCTCTTTTTTTATACCCCTATAATCGCTTTTCTCGCGAGCACCTCTATTCGTCTATCACACGGCGAAATACTTTGCCCTCTTTCTCCATTTCCAATTCAATACCGGCAACGAGCTCTTCAAGCAACAACTCCTTTTCGTCGTTCCGCCCCAGCGACCGTAAACAAGCGTAATGAACAACGTTAACGATAGAACCACCGGCCAGTTCGTAAAGAGCCAAATAAGCTATGGGCTTATCATGGCCAATTATGCGTACACCCTCGGGCAGACAGACCGCCCATATTTTTTCACGCTCGACCACATCTGGAAAAGAAAACGGAATTACGGCGTTAAACCGGCGCAAAAAGGCATCATCCAAATTCGCCTTTAAGTTAGACGCAAGAATCACCAGACCATCAAATTGCTCCACTTTTTGTAGCAAGTAGGAAACCTCCTGGTTGGCGAAACGGTCGTGTGAATCCTTTACGCCCGTGCGTTTCCCAAACAACGCATCGGCTTCGTCAAAAAACAGTATCCAATCTCGGCTTTGAGCTTTATCAAAAAGCGTTGCCAGATTCTTTTCCGTTTCGCCAATATATTTAGATACCACCGTAGAAAGGTCTACGCGGTACACAGGCCGCTCTGTATATTTACCCAAAAGAGAAGCCGTAAGGGTTTTACCTGTGCCGGGTGGGCCGTAGAATAATGCGCGATACCCAGGCCTTAATTTGGCTGCCATTTCCCATTCGAGTAATAGCGTACTATTTTTTTCTATCCATAAACGAATTTCACTAATACGCTCGCGTACCTTATCCGACAACACAAGGTCTGACCATTCTAGCGTCGTCAAGAGTTCCTGCGCGGGAAACTCAGAGTTAAAATGCGGACTACTGATTTTACCTGTTGTGAATAATTCGACATAATCCGGGTTTAAAAGCAAACGTCCGCTAAAATAAGGGTCGCCGGATTTAGCCGGCTGCAGTAAAACAATATTGTTTACCGCAAACCAGTGATCCACCGAAAAAAGCTTTTGCACCGAAAACCGGCGGTCCAAATCGCGTCCCGCCAGTACATACAAGGCTGTTTCGCCCGTGGGCTGAAAGACCTGGTTAACATTATCC
The Teredinibacter franksiae DNA segment above includes these coding regions:
- the bioA gene encoding adenosylmethionine--8-amino-7-oxononanoate transaminase, which translates into the protein MALTQEQILALDKAHIWHPYSSVNSAAELYAVDHCQGVEIVLKDGRRLIDGMASWWSMIHGYNHPELNQAIKDQVDNMAHVMFGGLTHEPAARLAKSLVEITPVGLEQVFFSDSGSVAVEIGQKMAIQYWHAKGHPQKNKMLSLRLGYHGDTFAAMSVCDPVTGMHQLFNGVLTEQFFTEAPACKYGEAWDEKYLLDIRQQLQQHHKTLAAVILEPIVQGAGAMRFYSADYLRRVSELCKEYGVLLIADEIATGFGRAGKMFACDFAGITPDILCLGKALTGGYMTLAATLCTNEVAETICAGEAGCFMHGPTFMANPLACAVANKSIELLLANDWQPQVLSMETALREGLAPCTQQASVEDVRCLGAIGVVEMKEPVNMATITPLFVEQGVWVRPFSTRVYVMPPYCMAPAELQKLTSAICSVVERL
- the pelA gene encoding pectate lyase — encoded protein: MNSVKLAICIVLAGLVAGCGGGSGDSPTNNSSSVSSSSSSVESSSSSSVDSSSSSSSSSSSSSTSMSSSSSSQSSTGGDLVIEEDEQGFCNVDGSIDTDNAGYTGAGFANTTNAPDTGINWRITVSDNGNYDLTFRYASTTERPADILVDGNTQAAVDFPATADWATWLTTTVTVSLTPGSYDLSLIATGDSGLANIDSLTIRGSAQAANCETTVTTPTGPMLSQTGNPVYSRFNKYTDWHTGSVSGDEAFADILLSYQLTNGGFPKNQEYTSMGSGGSSSGTIDNGATTAEMTYLADIYQRGGQEKYRTAARAALDFLLEMQYSTGAFPQFYPLKGGYADHATFNDDAMSRALVVLDKANNNAYPFDSDVFTTEQKAKLQNAINLGIDYILKSQWTQDGTLTVWCAQHGAFDYQPKQARAYELVSLSGSESVEVIAFLMTQPQSTEIETAVKAALAWFRSPNTYLADYTYDKSVEEKFVASPGSKVWYRFYDLDTNAGFFSDRDSRKVYDIMNISEERRNGYSWGGGYGDKIISYANSVGY
- a CDS encoding 16S rRNA (uracil(1498)-N(3))-methyltransferase yields the protein MNIFLLESHQRLNSECARLTRAQSQHAQKILKAAVGDQIRIGLINGNLGTATITSQAEETTIAINALDQAPPPVRPITLVLALPRPQMIKRILQTVACLGVQKLCLIQTAKVEKSFWQSPSVTEEEIHKQLLCGLEQGVATQLPIVEKYPRFRPFAEDSLSGLSEGKNQYIAHPGPYENCPRLGNDVASIFAIGPEGGFTEKEVAYFTDCNFTPVSMGGRILKVETAVTAVLATLYGV
- the ttcA gene encoding tRNA 2-thiocytidine(32) synthetase TtcA, translating into MGGKALPLTVTIPCRGQTPYNSGLFVHSRFRSFCLDQSASTSRTEFNKLQKRLRRNTGRAIADYNMIEEGDRIMVCLSGGKDSFGMLDLLMGLQRAAPVNFELIAVNLDQKQPGFPEHVLPEYLQGLGVPYHIIERDTYSVVKEMIPEGKTTCSLCSRLRRGTLYGFAEEIGATKIALGHHRDDMVETLFLNMFYGGRLKSMPPKLLADDKRNIIIRPMAYCTEEDLANYAEARKYPIIPCNLCGSQDNLQRQAIKQMLREWDTQYPGRVDTIFGSLQRVSPSQLADTDLFNFQDLTLDRSEPAKAGSGKDDKVDSTDPVQYIEALNLG
- a CDS encoding putative bifunctional diguanylate cyclase/phosphodiesterase, which encodes MQGFFHGISFRLAKLGVIIALLIGLLMSAIQIYMDFQVQSEEVNNQIASITDMSTPPAARAIHTLDNMLANEVAEGIMVNDFIVAVTIEDELGNEIAQSKRIPRESGTIWVTRRISEHLKTFSSPLYIPDHDKNDDHGIIRFEVDMDAAFSGFYKQSSVVIIIGLIRSFVIVSILFIVFHYLLTKPLIRIAGQIKDINPGSPGEQRLSLPTHTRDDELKQLVNSGNQLLDAVDLALAKRRAVEVVLRKSEEHVRQIIDSLPVWVGARNKDGHYIFANKALADFLQTSPEAMRGSHVGDFSAFFLTNPAEVTNLDSEVIKSRISAQIWEEKWMGADGTEHSMHTHVMPMEFYDEIVALVVSSDITELKSAQAQMEHMAYHDALTDLPNRSYLVERLEEEIRKSARHDYYGALLFIDLDQFKYINDSLGHPAGDGVLKHVAQRLMAITSDHDVVVRLGGDEFVVVLTDLGEELSNALLRAEEIGERIRAYVSEPHFYNDLELHVTCSVGIVIYPEDDAGVHELLRYADTAMYQVKEQGRDAIQFFNKYMADKARNVLVMEGELHRALETDAFSLHYQPRVDVHTGKIVGAEALMRWNHPTRGMVPPVEFIPILETSGLIVQVGMWVLQRSLRQVKEWQRMGLWSSDMRLGVNISPRQFRSSKFVDDVIDVLDSEEFSAEMLEMEITEGIVIHNLEETISTMATLQRQGINFALDDFGTGYSSISYLKQLPVAILKIDQSFVRDITEDRNDRVLVETISAMGNMLELEVVAEGVETIAQLDLVRQYGCSYYQGYLASRPVAPNAFELLLEKRIISVTAET
- a CDS encoding ATP-binding protein, producing MTDTNAANLSHAFNYLSQVLVARIRLHLDKDSRPQAEELPGLAFFEDGSAFANFIQQYQPSFDEYVTLLLALVPHVQPGLIDSLYAEHLPEKGLFSEFGGSRDNVNQVFQPTGETALYVLAGRDLDRRFSVQKLFSVDHWFAVNNIVLLQPAKSGDPYFSGRLLLNPDYVELFTTGKISSPHFNSEFPAQELLTTLEWSDLVLSDKVRERISEIRLWIEKNSTLLLEWEMAAKLRPGYRALFYGPPGTGKTLTASLLGKYTERPVYRVDLSTVVSKYIGETEKNLATLFDKAQSRDWILFFDEADALFGKRTGVKDSHDRFANQEVSYLLQKVEQFDGLVILASNLKANLDDAFLRRFNAVIPFSFPDVVEREKIWAVCLPEGVRIIGHDKPIAYLALYELAGGSIVNVVHYACLRSLGRNDEKELLLEELVAGIELEMEKEGKVFRRVIDE
- a CDS encoding PilZ domain-containing protein; its protein translation is MHFNHTSITAKNATKKDWKLWEADILVACGLKHQFVTVFDPATGDTLQSFIHGFDLQSSLLLLDGLFPWPQQRLRPGASFWIQIKCDSGFFNLEVKLLEVEGQKGHELLTVRVCQTNLTHNRRWHPRVYFEPRQGPQVELQLDNQPLQTAWIANLSSRGALLEVFGQDLKASVNQTSQIEGIFRFNDHFHLTLKCQVRQSRFLRTPCCHTHIRLQFRVINEEQQAQIDTFIHSIITPPAAYSGFQQPISGFAAA